One window of the Candidatus Zixiibacteriota bacterium genome contains the following:
- the rnc gene encoding Ribonuclease 3, translated as MTLNVNWFDFLKRASTEIHQSDEKLADEFYQSMGYLFRDGAYLVKALTHRSLSRSGENSLPSNERLEFLGDAILGMLISQYLFETRPEFDEGDLTKTKALLVNEVALSMVGKECGLNNLIRLSPEEEKSGGRSRNSIISDAVEAVIGAIYLDGGLKAAQDFVRRMIISRTEEIMSLANQRNYKGELLEYLQARGQGAPFYEVIAEEGPDHDKTFKVAVHTNGEITGSGSGASKKEAEQKAAATSLEYLLKKDAETAGK; from the coding sequence TTGACGTTAAATGTGAATTGGTTTGATTTTTTAAAACGTGCATCGACTGAAATTCATCAGTCAGACGAGAAACTGGCCGATGAATTTTACCAATCGATGGGGTATCTCTTTCGTGACGGCGCCTATCTAGTGAAGGCGCTGACACATCGTTCGCTGTCACGCAGCGGCGAAAATTCTCTTCCCTCCAATGAACGGTTGGAATTTCTGGGTGACGCCATCCTGGGGATGCTGATTTCGCAGTATCTTTTCGAGACGCGGCCGGAATTCGATGAAGGGGATCTGACCAAGACCAAGGCGCTCCTGGTGAATGAGGTGGCGCTGTCGATGGTGGGGAAGGAATGCGGGCTGAATAATCTGATACGGTTGTCGCCGGAGGAAGAGAAATCGGGGGGGCGATCGCGGAATTCGATAATTTCGGATGCCGTGGAAGCGGTTATCGGGGCGATTTATCTTGACGGGGGATTGAAGGCGGCGCAGGATTTTGTTCGGAGAATGATTATCTCCCGGACCGAAGAGATAATGTCTCTGGCCAATCAGCGCAATTACAAAGGGGAGTTGCTGGAATATCTTCAGGCGCGGGGGCAGGGGGCGCCGTTTTATGAAGTCATAGCGGAGGAGGGGCCGGATCATGATAAGACATTCAAGGTGGCGGTCCATACCAACGGAGAGATAACGGGAAGCGGCTCCGGGGCATCGAAAAAAGAAGCGGAGCAGAAGGCGGCGGCCACGTCACTGGAATATTTATTGAAGAAAGACGCCGAAACGGCGGGCAAGTGA
- the fabD gene encoding malonyl-CoA-(acyl-carrier-protein) transacylase (Evidence 2a : Function from experimental evidences in other organisms; PubMedId : 1682920, 7700236, 7768883, 9298646; Product type e : enzyme): protein MARIGIVFPGQASQYVGMGRDLYEADGAVRKLYEVASNAIGEDIGAISFNGPAEKLKETRFTQPAILLHSLAILTIMKGDIPAASLTAGHSLGEYGALALAGMFSFEDAVKAVVKRASLMERACRENPGTMAAIMGLEENAIADICAEASASGVVVPANFNSGNQIVISGTLTGVEAAVKLCKEKGAKRAIMLEVGGAFHSPLMASATMEMTTFLEGLVLHPVKIPVVPNVTAQAETDAGKMKNLLIRQLTAPVRWHQTMTYFNNEKIDVLIEVGPGKVLAGLAKRELPGARIINIDTLEDIKNFSAVAAG, encoded by the coding sequence ATGGCGAGAATCGGTATAGTCTTTCCGGGGCAGGCCTCACAATATGTCGGGATGGGGCGGGATCTGTATGAAGCGGATGGGGCCGTACGGAAATTATACGAGGTGGCATCGAATGCCATCGGAGAGGATATCGGGGCGATATCATTCAACGGCCCGGCGGAGAAATTGAAAGAGACCCGTTTCACGCAACCGGCGATACTGCTGCACTCGCTGGCGATCCTGACTATCATGAAAGGGGATATACCCGCGGCAAGTTTGACGGCCGGGCATTCTCTCGGCGAGTATGGGGCGCTGGCCCTGGCAGGAATGTTCAGTTTTGAAGATGCTGTCAAGGCGGTGGTGAAGAGAGCGTCGCTGATGGAGCGGGCCTGCCGGGAGAACCCCGGGACGATGGCGGCCATTATGGGGCTGGAAGAGAATGCGATAGCCGATATTTGCGCCGAAGCATCGGCATCAGGGGTGGTGGTTCCGGCCAATTTTAATTCGGGGAATCAAATTGTCATTTCGGGGACGCTTACCGGAGTGGAGGCGGCGGTGAAATTATGCAAGGAAAAAGGGGCCAAAAGAGCGATAATGCTGGAAGTGGGGGGAGCGTTTCATTCGCCTTTGATGGCATCGGCGACAATGGAGATGACAACCTTTCTGGAAGGATTGGTGTTGCATCCGGTGAAAATTCCGGTGGTTCCGAATGTCACGGCGCAGGCGGAGACGGATGCCGGTAAGATGAAAAATCTTCTAATAAGACAATTAACGGCGCCGGTGCGCTGGCACCAGACGATGACCTATTTTAATAATGAAAAGATAGATGTTTTGATTGAAGTCGGTCCGGGAAAAGTTCTGGCGGGATTGGCCAAGAGAGAATTGCCCGGGGCCAGAATCATAAATATAGACACGCTGGAAGATATCAAGAATTTCAGCGCGGTGGCAGCAGGATAA
- a CDS encoding hypothetical protein (Evidence 5 : Unknown function): MHRIKYLLATAILILVPSLLFSDTAAIRQLLSDVKVSYLYDKKEAPDWPFLYYLENELGAEVSLISLTPGPAFSCDSVKSDEYALTAYDFNGIDTSAAEYGGVISTMYGEFIPDIVIFSGDSSGKEIRRFESYLHNVKHDTAAIYKISKFYRKAALPDSGAVNFARLLYLRSHLDAIAKFAGSVMKHPDVIDDNRVYSTYRPEGIAATGAGSDALLSGIPMPKLMPFARKNIANLYDIGTVEGNIENYLNYLKQALAEQEGKRTESLLTALGLLKKIERIYLSEKEASSKSIFGRYLAGAMAKLTKAIFDDAGIDFDGETSIVETTEGTKVKFRSDVYNDGPYPIEFGQVRFKPYWSDTAMTLDTGAAEILPHNILTREYLVPVQEFQLETLQPESLLFTGQVQLKNNPMAFRYGLKTKIKLPLKIEFAPRFYVMKPFPKLQVDRLVQSFQLGLSIQKPSSYTGEISLKISSAPGITIGVYPKVISLKDGENLVHVDVPMAVGSSLGSERKRITATISRGGKFLTSDTAFFRLAEYGIKENLKVALLPDDSGRLEDIFRMTGVNYRTISDHYLLSGDLDFFDVILLGEGCVGEYPSLFKAKERFGKFVEYGGTLLVFGQPARGLDDILPAPILCGEAYLGGKEVAVEKVTHTILNRPYTVSDQELLKGFRTEYRSYPAEFAGADNIMVFKGKGSLLGEKKAGHGKIIYCGLPLVGMFANLDTEAVKLLSNLLNYCVR, from the coding sequence ATGCACCGGATTAAGTATCTTTTGGCGACAGCGATTCTGATTTTGGTCCCGTCACTGCTATTCTCCGATACGGCGGCTATCAGGCAATTACTATCGGATGTCAAGGTTTCGTACTTGTATGATAAGAAGGAAGCGCCGGACTGGCCGTTTCTGTACTATCTGGAAAATGAACTGGGAGCGGAAGTATCGCTTATTTCATTGACGCCGGGGCCGGCGTTCTCGTGCGATTCGGTAAAATCAGATGAGTATGCGCTAACGGCATATGATTTCAATGGCATTGATACCTCAGCGGCAGAATATGGCGGGGTAATCTCAACGATGTATGGGGAATTCATTCCTGATATCGTGATATTTTCGGGAGATTCCAGTGGGAAGGAAATAAGAAGGTTTGAATCGTATCTGCACAATGTGAAGCATGATACGGCGGCGATCTACAAAATATCAAAGTTCTACAGGAAGGCGGCATTGCCGGACAGCGGGGCGGTAAATTTCGCGCGGCTGCTGTACCTTCGCAGTCATCTCGACGCCATCGCAAAATTCGCAGGGTCGGTGATGAAGCATCCCGATGTCATCGATGATAATCGGGTATATTCGACTTATCGGCCGGAAGGAATCGCGGCAACGGGGGCGGGGTCCGATGCCTTGCTGTCGGGGATCCCGATGCCGAAGTTAATGCCCTTTGCCAGGAAAAATATCGCCAACCTGTATGATATAGGGACGGTCGAGGGCAATATCGAGAATTATCTTAATTATTTAAAACAGGCGCTGGCAGAGCAAGAGGGAAAGAGGACGGAGAGTCTTCTGACGGCGCTCGGATTGCTGAAAAAAATCGAGCGAATCTATTTATCCGAAAAGGAAGCGTCATCGAAATCAATATTCGGGCGGTACCTAGCCGGGGCGATGGCCAAACTGACAAAGGCAATATTCGACGATGCCGGTATCGACTTTGACGGGGAAACATCGATAGTCGAAACGACCGAAGGGACGAAGGTTAAATTCCGTTCCGATGTCTATAACGACGGTCCTTATCCAATTGAATTCGGGCAGGTGCGGTTCAAGCCATATTGGTCGGATACGGCGATGACGCTTGATACCGGTGCGGCGGAGATTTTGCCGCATAATATTTTGACCCGTGAATATCTGGTGCCGGTGCAGGAATTTCAACTGGAAACACTTCAGCCGGAATCACTTCTATTCACGGGGCAGGTGCAACTGAAAAACAACCCGATGGCCTTCCGATATGGTTTGAAGACGAAGATAAAACTGCCGCTCAAGATAGAGTTTGCGCCAAGATTTTATGTCATGAAGCCGTTTCCGAAACTTCAGGTGGACAGACTGGTTCAGTCGTTTCAACTGGGGCTATCGATTCAAAAGCCGTCATCATACACGGGTGAGATTTCTCTCAAGATATCGTCAGCACCGGGCATAACCATCGGGGTATATCCAAAGGTCATATCCTTGAAAGACGGTGAGAATCTGGTTCATGTCGATGTCCCGATGGCGGTGGGGAGCAGTCTGGGGAGCGAGCGGAAAAGGATTACGGCAACCATATCCAGGGGGGGCAAGTTCCTGACATCGGACACGGCCTTTTTCCGGCTGGCGGAATACGGTATCAAGGAGAATTTGAAAGTCGCGCTGCTCCCGGACGATTCCGGACGGCTTGAAGATATCTTCAGAATGACCGGAGTCAATTATAGGACTATAAGCGATCATTATCTCCTCAGCGGCGATCTCGATTTCTTTGATGTTATCTTGCTTGGGGAGGGGTGTGTCGGGGAGTACCCGTCGCTTTTCAAGGCCAAAGAAAGATTCGGAAAATTCGTTGAATATGGCGGGACGTTACTGGTTTTCGGCCAGCCGGCAAGGGGTCTGGACGATATTTTGCCGGCGCCGATTTTATGCGGTGAGGCCTATCTTGGGGGAAAAGAGGTGGCGGTGGAAAAAGTGACGCATACAATTCTTAATCGGCCGTATACAGTTTCAGATCAGGAGTTATTGAAAGGGTTCCGGACCGAATACCGGTCTTATCCGGCGGAGTTTGCCGGGGCCGATAATATAATGGTATTCAAGGGGAAGGGGTCTTTGCTGGGGGAGAAAAAGGCCGGTCACGGAAAAATAATTTATTGCGGTTTGCCGCTGGTCGGGATGTTTGCAAATTTGGATACAGAGGCCGTTAAACTGTTATCGAACCTGCTGAATTACTGCGTCCGCTAG
- the fabF gene encoding 3-oxoacyl-(acyl-carrier-protein) synthase II (Evidence 2a : Function from experimental evidences in other organisms; PubMedId : 10037680, 6988423, 7768872, 7972002, 9013860, 9482715; Product type e : enzyme) codes for MKGIRAVITGMGIVTPLGCDLRQYWESLLAGRCGIEKITRFDVSDYPTKIAAEVKDFDAGKYLDKKEARRMDLSQQYAVAASQNAIDEAGLDLTKIDLDRAGVVIGSGIGGISTFEKQHETLLSSGPGRVSPFFIPMMIIDMCAGMVSLRFGFRGPNYGTVSACASSAHAIADSFRIIQRGEADIMLTGGSESTITPSSLAGFCSARALSERNDAPQKASRPFDKDRDGFVMGEGSAMLVIESLEHARARGAHIHAEIIGAGLTCDAHHITAPLPDGAGARKAMAIAIKDAGLTPDDIGYINSHGTATSLGDIAETKAIKAVFGERAYKIPVNSTKSMIGHLLGTAGAAELITSVLSLKSGKVHPTINLDNPDPECDLDYVPHKAREAKFDAFISNSFGFGGHNVSLVARRFDG; via the coding sequence ATGAAAGGTATAAGAGCAGTTATAACCGGAATGGGGATAGTCACGCCTTTGGGGTGTGATTTGCGGCAGTACTGGGAATCGCTACTGGCAGGCCGATGCGGTATCGAAAAGATCACGCGTTTCGACGTGAGCGATTATCCGACCAAGATTGCGGCGGAAGTGAAAGATTTCGATGCCGGGAAATATCTGGACAAGAAGGAGGCCCGCCGGATGGATCTTTCGCAGCAGTACGCCGTGGCGGCATCGCAAAATGCTATCGATGAGGCCGGTCTGGATTTGACAAAAATCGATCTCGACCGGGCCGGGGTGGTGATCGGCTCGGGAATCGGCGGAATCAGCACGTTCGAGAAGCAACACGAAACGCTGCTGTCATCGGGGCCGGGACGGGTATCTCCATTCTTCATTCCGATGATGATAATCGACATGTGCGCGGGGATGGTTTCGCTCCGGTTCGGTTTCCGGGGTCCGAATTACGGCACGGTGTCGGCCTGCGCGTCATCGGCGCACGCGATCGCGGATTCGTTTCGGATAATTCAGCGGGGCGAGGCCGATATAATGCTGACAGGGGGCTCGGAATCGACGATAACCCCGAGTTCGCTGGCCGGTTTCTGCTCGGCGCGCGCTCTCAGCGAGCGCAATGATGCACCGCAGAAAGCCTCGCGGCCGTTCGATAAAGATCGCGACGGATTCGTGATGGGAGAAGGGTCGGCGATGCTGGTAATCGAGTCGCTGGAGCATGCCCGGGCCAGAGGCGCTCATATCCATGCGGAGATTATCGGAGCCGGCTTGACCTGCGACGCGCACCATATCACGGCGCCGTTGCCGGACGGAGCGGGGGCCCGCAAGGCGATGGCGATTGCGATCAAGGATGCCGGGCTGACGCCGGATGATATCGGCTATATTAACAGTCACGGAACGGCCACCAGTCTCGGCGATATTGCGGAAACGAAAGCGATAAAGGCGGTTTTCGGAGAGAGGGCATATAAGATTCCGGTTAATTCTACGAAATCGATGATAGGACATCTTTTGGGAACGGCCGGGGCGGCGGAATTGATCACGTCGGTATTGTCGCTCAAATCGGGGAAGGTTCATCCCACCATCAATTTAGACAACCCTGATCCGGAATGCGACCTGGATTACGTGCCGCATAAGGCGCGGGAAGCAAAATTCGATGCTTTCATTTCCAATTCTTTCGGATTCGGCGGGCATAATGTCTCGTTAGTGGCTCGCCGCTTCGATGGTTGA
- the acpP gene encoding acyl carrier protein (ACP) (Evidence 2a : Function from experimental evidences in other organisms; PubMedId : 2062368, 2091027, 3549687, 4882206, 4882207, 7673201, 7972002, 8359454; Product type c : carrier), translated as MSAEIEQKVKEIIVEQLGVDASQVTESAKFVEDLSADSLDTVELVMALEEEFKIEIPDEDAEKITSVGDAVKYIREHTK; from the coding sequence ATGTCAGCGGAAATCGAACAGAAGGTCAAGGAGATAATTGTCGAGCAACTCGGAGTGGATGCCTCGCAGGTTACGGAATCGGCCAAGTTCGTGGAAGACCTGAGCGCCGATTCTCTGGATACGGTGGAACTGGTAATGGCTCTGGAAGAAGAATTCAAGATTGAGATTCCCGATGAAGACGCGGAGAAGATAACGTCGGTCGGGGATGCCGTGAAATATATCAGGGAGCATACGAAATAA
- the etfB gene encoding Electron transfer flavoprotein subunit beta, with translation MNIVVLIKQVPEIELIKVDQAANEVVLPSGPGVVNPFDEYAVEEALRIKEKQGGKVTVMTVGSPRAESALRDCLALGVDEAIMISDPLFEKSDPQATAKILAAGLKKIGQFDMVFSGKQAVDDDSAQVPGAVAAQLNIPQAMFVKKVEAVENGKMTVWRTTEEGYDIVELTLPALISVVKEINEPRLPSLKGKMMAKKAPVTKWSAADIGLDGSEVGGNSFTKVLKVSPPPPRQKGEIITGETPQEIAEKLYQKLKEKQAL, from the coding sequence ATGAATATCGTGGTTTTGATAAAGCAGGTACCGGAAATCGAATTAATAAAGGTGGATCAGGCCGCCAACGAAGTGGTGTTGCCGTCGGGTCCGGGGGTGGTCAATCCTTTTGACGAATATGCCGTGGAAGAGGCCCTGCGGATAAAAGAGAAGCAGGGGGGGAAGGTGACGGTTATGACGGTGGGGTCGCCGCGGGCGGAATCGGCGCTGCGCGACTGCCTGGCGCTGGGAGTCGATGAAGCGATAATGATTTCCGATCCTCTGTTTGAAAAATCGGATCCGCAGGCGACGGCGAAAATACTGGCCGCCGGTTTGAAGAAGATCGGGCAATTCGACATGGTATTTTCGGGAAAGCAGGCGGTGGATGATGATTCGGCGCAGGTTCCGGGAGCGGTCGCGGCGCAGTTGAATATACCCCAGGCAATGTTCGTGAAAAAAGTGGAAGCGGTAGAAAACGGCAAGATGACGGTCTGGAGAACGACGGAAGAAGGGTATGATATAGTGGAATTGACACTTCCGGCCCTGATATCGGTGGTCAAGGAAATAAACGAGCCTCGGTTGCCGTCGCTGAAAGGCAAAATGATGGCCAAGAAAGCGCCGGTGACAAAGTGGAGTGCGGCCGATATCGGTTTGGACGGTTCCGAGGTCGGGGGGAATTCATTTACGAAGGTTTTGAAGGTCTCACCGCCGCCGCCCCGCCAGAAGGGTGAAATAATTACCGGGGAGACGCCGCAGGAAATCGCGGAAAAACTGTATCAGAAACTCAAGGAGAAACAGGCGCTTTGA
- a CDS encoding ABC transporter related, with translation MSEKALKKTNRFDRIRAYLKRYRRYLIWGLAAVVGSNVLMLINPYLLKVAFDKLEKKSPPSDILVIALVIVILALISGIFRFSMRRTIIWMSRKIEFDLRSDLLSHLLKLNPSFYYNTRTGDIMARATNDVEAVRMMVGPGIMQMSNTLVTAVVAVGFMLYLSPRLTLYALVPLPLISLVVNRLGMLVHQRFMKIQDYFAVLTSKVQENLAGVRVIRAYNQEEPELASFSDHNKEYIHLNMQMIKLDSLFFPLLFMLAGTTNIVVLYFGGKGVINGSMSLGTLVAFFSYLAMLIWPTIALGWVISLYQRGTASLARINEIMDTEPAVQSGRAAVKTRPIKGKVEFRHLNFGYNGTPVLHDINLVIEPGMTVGVVGPTASGKSTLVALLSHLFPVRRGELFIDDVDINDWDLEALRSQIGFVPQEPFLFSDTISNNILFGRDRKDFGAAQAAATAAVIDREIESFPSGYDTILGERGITLSGGQKQRVAIARALVLEPRVLILDDATSAVDTETEHLINRRLVGEIEKCTALIISHRISAVKDADKIVYMEKGAIAEAGNHEELLAAGGRYARLYQMQLIEDELKKM, from the coding sequence ATGTCCGAGAAAGCGTTAAAGAAAACAAACAGATTTGACAGAATTCGCGCCTATCTGAAGCGGTATCGCCGGTATTTAATCTGGGGGCTCGCGGCAGTGGTGGGAAGCAACGTCTTGATGCTTATCAATCCCTACCTGCTGAAGGTCGCTTTTGATAAACTGGAAAAGAAATCGCCGCCGTCGGATATATTAGTTATCGCCCTGGTGATCGTGATTCTGGCGCTGATATCGGGGATTTTTCGGTTTTCCATGCGGCGAACGATTATCTGGATGTCGCGGAAGATCGAGTTTGACCTGCGATCGGATCTTCTATCGCATCTTTTAAAACTCAATCCGTCATTTTATTACAACACCCGGACGGGGGATATTATGGCGCGGGCGACCAATGATGTGGAAGCGGTGCGGATGATGGTGGGACCGGGGATCATGCAGATGTCGAACACGCTTGTGACGGCGGTGGTGGCGGTCGGGTTCATGCTCTATCTGTCGCCACGGCTGACGCTTTACGCGCTGGTGCCGTTGCCCCTGATTTCGCTGGTCGTGAATCGCCTGGGAATGCTGGTTCATCAGCGGTTCATGAAAATTCAGGATTATTTCGCGGTGTTGACATCGAAGGTGCAGGAGAACCTGGCGGGGGTGCGGGTAATTCGGGCCTATAACCAGGAAGAGCCGGAACTGGCCAGTTTTTCGGATCATAATAAGGAATATATTCATCTCAACATGCAGATGATAAAACTGGACAGCCTCTTTTTCCCGCTTCTGTTCATGCTGGCGGGAACGACCAATATCGTGGTGCTCTACTTCGGCGGTAAGGGAGTTATCAACGGGAGCATGAGCCTGGGGACACTGGTGGCGTTTTTCTCGTACCTGGCGATGCTGATCTGGCCGACGATTGCGCTGGGGTGGGTGATTTCGCTCTATCAGCGCGGGACGGCGTCGCTGGCGCGGATCAATGAAATTATGGACACGGAACCGGCGGTACAGTCGGGACGGGCGGCGGTCAAGACCAGGCCGATAAAGGGAAAGGTGGAATTCCGCCATCTCAATTTCGGTTACAACGGAACGCCGGTGTTGCATGATATAAATCTGGTAATCGAGCCGGGAATGACGGTGGGGGTGGTGGGACCGACGGCCTCGGGGAAATCGACTCTGGTGGCGCTTTTGAGTCACCTGTTTCCGGTCCGGCGGGGGGAGCTTTTTATCGATGATGTCGATATCAACGACTGGGATCTGGAGGCGCTTCGCTCGCAGATAGGTTTCGTGCCGCAGGAACCGTTCCTTTTTTCGGACACCATTTCGAACAATATACTTTTCGGCCGGGACAGGAAGGATTTCGGGGCGGCCCAGGCGGCGGCCACAGCGGCGGTTATCGACCGTGAGATCGAGAGTTTTCCGTCGGGGTACGACACAATTTTAGGTGAGCGAGGGATCACTCTTTCGGGCGGACAAAAGCAAAGAGTGGCAATCGCGCGGGCGCTGGTGCTGGAGCCGAGGGTTCTGATTCTGGACGACGCGACGAGCGCGGTGGATACGGAAACGGAGCATCTGATAAACCGGCGGCTGGTCGGGGAGATCGAAAAATGCACGGCGCTGATAATATCGCACCGGATTTCGGCGGTCAAAGACGCCGACAAGATCGTCTACATGGAAAAGGGCGCGATCGCCGAGGCGGGCAATCATGAGGAACTGCTGGCGGCGGGCGGCCGCTATGCGCGTTTGTACCAGATGCAGTTAATCGAAGATGAATTGAAGAAAATGTGA
- the fabG gene encoding 3-oxoacyl-(acyl-carrier-protein) reductase (Evidence 2a : Function from experimental evidences in other organisms; PubMedId : 1682920; Product type e : enzyme), which translates to MDFKGKTALVTGSARGIGKAIAERLANRGARIVISDVLAELAEATAAELKAKGYETAAIKANVTDPGDVNHLIEETLSRFQTLDILVNNAGITRDTLLVRMSEEDWDKVLDINLKGAFLVTQAAAKVMMKQRSGRIINISSVVGRMGNAGQANYAASKAGLIGLTKATAKELAGRSVTVNAVAPGYIATEMTEKLSEAAKEAFLANIPLKRPGTPDDIAGVVAFLASDDAAYITGQVIGIDGGLLM; encoded by the coding sequence ATGGATTTTAAGGGAAAGACAGCCCTGGTAACCGGTTCGGCCCGGGGGATTGGGAAAGCGATTGCGGAACGTTTGGCGAATCGAGGGGCGCGGATCGTGATTTCGGATGTTCTGGCGGAGCTGGCCGAAGCGACGGCCGCGGAATTGAAAGCCAAAGGATATGAAACGGCGGCGATCAAGGCCAATGTGACCGATCCGGGAGATGTGAATCATCTTATCGAAGAAACGCTAAGCCGATTCCAGACGCTGGATATTCTGGTCAATAATGCCGGGATTACGAGGGATACACTGCTGGTCAGGATGTCGGAAGAGGATTGGGACAAAGTTCTTGACATTAATCTCAAGGGGGCATTCCTTGTGACTCAAGCGGCGGCCAAAGTAATGATGAAACAGCGTTCCGGGCGGATAATAAATATATCATCGGTGGTCGGTCGGATGGGAAACGCCGGGCAGGCCAATTACGCCGCGAGCAAAGCGGGGCTGATCGGGTTGACAAAGGCGACAGCCAAGGAACTGGCGGGGAGAAGTGTGACGGTCAATGCGGTGGCGCCGGGATATATCGCGACGGAGATGACGGAAAAATTATCGGAAGCCGCAAAAGAGGCGTTTTTGGCGAATATACCTTTAAAAAGGCCGGGGACGCCGGATGATATCGCCGGGGTGGTGGCCTTTTTGGCGTCGGATGACGCCGCCTATATCACCGGACAGGTGATCGGGATTGACGGCGGACTTTTGATGTAG